In Geothermobacter ehrlichii, a genomic segment contains:
- a CDS encoding DUF2784 family protein encodes MDSSTVILLAADTILLLHVLFVAFVVIGLVLIFVGKARAWSWIRNPWFRLIHLVAIGVVVIQSLIGVICPLTTIEMELRSRVGDTVYSGSFISHWLENILYYQLPPWVFVVCYMTFGAVVCASWFWIRPRGFRKSKSHHAP; translated from the coding sequence ATGGATTCATCGACAGTCATCCTACTGGCAGCAGATACAATCTTGCTGCTCCACGTGCTATTCGTTGCCTTTGTTGTGATTGGCCTGGTGCTTATATTTGTCGGTAAAGCTCGTGCATGGTCCTGGATCCGCAATCCCTGGTTTCGGTTAATACATCTTGTAGCAATTGGAGTGGTCGTCATTCAGTCGTTGATCGGCGTTATATGCCCGCTCACTACAATTGAAATGGAACTACGTTCACGGGTCGGTGATACCGTATATTCCGGTTCTTTCATATCACACTGGCTGGAAAATATTTTGTACTATCAACTTCCACCATGGGTCTTTGTCGTTTGTTATATGACATTCGGTGCTGTAGTCTGTGCCAGCTGGTTCTGGATCCGTCCGCGAGGTTTCAGAAAATCCAAAAGTCACCACGCCCCCTAA
- a CDS encoding transcriptional regulator, which yields MDSRDRNWEGLLQAMLDASPAMLMVVADELKVLAFNRSASQVVDGSREELSSRPGVLNCINYNPNSPGCGHAECCRTCVIRETVKRARREGKTCRSRAMLEFRRGEKVVAFYTLLTAVPFRHQGQELVLLSLEDIDELSGLWEVLPICSVCKKIRDDQESWSEVEQYFRTHHDMRFTHGYCPDCLEKLLRGEV from the coding sequence ATGGATAGTCGGGACCGGAACTGGGAAGGGTTGCTGCAGGCGATGCTCGATGCCAGCCCGGCGATGCTGATGGTGGTGGCGGACGAGCTGAAGGTTCTGGCCTTCAACCGGTCCGCCAGCCAGGTTGTCGATGGCAGCCGGGAAGAGCTGTCCAGTCGGCCCGGCGTGCTGAATTGCATCAACTACAACCCCAATTCCCCCGGCTGCGGCCATGCCGAGTGCTGCCGCACCTGTGTTATCCGGGAAACGGTCAAAAGGGCGCGGCGCGAGGGAAAGACCTGCCGCAGTCGGGCCATGCTCGAATTTCGCCGCGGCGAAAAGGTTGTCGCCTTCTATACTTTGCTGACGGCCGTCCCCTTTCGCCACCAGGGGCAGGAGCTGGTGCTGCTGTCGCTGGAGGATATCGACGAGCTGTCCGGCCTGTGGGAAGTGCTGCCCATCTGCTCGGTCTGCAAGAAGATCCGCGACGACCAGGAGTCCTGGTCGGAAGTGGAGCAGTACTTCAGAACCCACCACGACATGAGATTCACTCATGGTTACTGCCCCGACTGCCTGGAGAAGCTGCTGCGGGGAGAAGTCTGA
- a CDS encoding type I restriction endonuclease subunit R has product MSHFTESVVEDAALAWLESLGYEIRHGPEIAVGEPDAERVAPNYRDVVLEGRLRQALTRLNPDLPPEALDDAFKKLTRLNAPSLIERNRAAHRMLVDGVTVEYRRPDGSIAGNQSQIIDFDEPDNNDWLAVNQFTVSEGQHTRRPDVVLFINGLPLAVIELKNPTDEDATIWAAWQQLQTYQAQIPNLFATNTALVVSDGIEARIGALGAGKEWFKPWRTITGEKNAPASLSQLQVVLEGVFDKRRFLDLVRHFIVFEDEGGGKLIKKMAGYHQFHAVNVAIEETLRAARVMAGDRVAEEEGRYEAGRRPGGEPGDRRVGVVWHTQGSGKSLTMAFYAGRVIVHPAMENPTIVVITDRNDLDDQLFGTFARCRDLLRQPPAQATDRADLREKLKVASGGVVFTTIQKFFPEERGDRHPVLSERRNIVVIADEAHRSQYDFIDGFARHMRDALPNASFIGFTGTPIEKTDANTRAVFGDYISIYDIQRAVTDGATVPIYYESRLANLELSDAEKPHIDQEFEEATEGEEVERKEKLKSKWAQLEAIVGAEKRLKLIARDLVEHYEQRCEALEGKAMVVVMSRRIAVELYNELVALRPEWHGETDETGSLKVVMTGSASDPLEWQPHIRNKARREVLANRFRDPKDPFRIVIVRDMWLTGFDCPSLHTMYIDKPMRGHGLMQAIARVNRVFRDKPGGLVVDYLGLADELKQALATYTEAGGTGKTALDQAEAVAVMQEKVEICRGLLHGFDWSPWTNGTPQDRLSLLPAAQEHILAQKDGKTRFLRAVRELSQAFALAVPHSDALAIRDEVGFYQALQAVLAKSTPGKARSDEKTEHAIRQILSRAIVPDEVVDIFAAAGLKKPDISILSDEFLAEVRGMPQRNLAVELLQKLLKGEIRTRRRRNVVQARSFAELLEQAIRKYHNRAIETAQVIEELIQLAKEMREAGRRGEELGLSDDEVAFYDALETNDSAVQVLGDETLKTIARELVATVRRNVTIDWTIRENVRAQLRVYVKRILRKYGYPPDKQEKATQTVLEQAEVLSAAWATS; this is encoded by the coding sequence ATGAGCCATTTCACCGAATCCGTCGTCGAAGATGCTGCCCTCGCCTGGCTGGAATCCCTCGGCTACGAGATCAGGCACGGCCCGGAAATCGCCGTTGGTGAGCCGGACGCCGAGCGCGTTGCCCCGAACTACCGAGACGTGGTGCTGGAAGGCCGGCTGCGGCAGGCGCTGACGCGGCTGAATCCGGATTTGCCGCCGGAGGCGCTGGACGACGCCTTCAAGAAACTGACCCGGCTCAACGCGCCGTCACTCATCGAACGCAACCGCGCGGCACACCGGATGCTGGTGGACGGCGTGACAGTGGAATATCGCCGTCCGGACGGCTCCATCGCGGGCAATCAGTCCCAGATAATCGACTTTGACGAACCAGACAACAACGACTGGCTGGCCGTCAACCAGTTCACCGTCTCCGAAGGTCAGCATACCCGCCGGCCGGACGTGGTGCTGTTCATCAATGGCCTGCCGCTGGCAGTGATCGAGCTGAAGAATCCGACCGACGAAGACGCCACCATCTGGGCGGCCTGGCAGCAGCTTCAGACCTACCAGGCCCAGATCCCGAATCTGTTTGCCACCAACACGGCCCTGGTCGTCTCCGACGGCATCGAAGCTCGCATCGGGGCTCTGGGCGCGGGCAAGGAGTGGTTCAAACCCTGGCGCACCATCACAGGCGAAAAAAATGCTCCGGCCTCCCTGTCCCAGCTCCAGGTGGTGCTGGAGGGGGTCTTCGACAAGCGCCGTTTTCTTGATCTGGTGCGCCACTTCATCGTCTTCGAGGACGAAGGCGGCGGGAAGCTGATCAAGAAGATGGCCGGCTACCACCAGTTCCACGCCGTCAATGTAGCGATCGAGGAGACATTGCGGGCGGCGCGGGTCATGGCCGGCGATCGGGTGGCGGAAGAGGAAGGGCGCTACGAGGCAGGGCGTCGTCCCGGCGGGGAGCCTGGTGACCGCCGCGTGGGGGTGGTCTGGCACACGCAGGGCTCGGGCAAGAGCCTGACCATGGCCTTTTACGCCGGGCGCGTGATTGTGCATCCGGCGATGGAAAACCCGACCATTGTCGTCATCACTGACCGCAACGACCTCGACGACCAGCTCTTCGGCACCTTTGCCCGCTGCCGCGACCTGCTGCGCCAGCCGCCGGCGCAGGCCACCGACCGGGCTGACCTGAGGGAGAAGTTGAAGGTTGCCTCGGGCGGCGTGGTATTCACCACGATCCAGAAGTTTTTCCCCGAAGAAAGGGGCGATCGTCATCCGGTCCTTTCGGAGCGGCGCAACATTGTCGTCATTGCCGACGAGGCGCACCGCAGCCAGTACGACTTCATCGACGGCTTCGCCCGGCACATGCGCGACGCCCTGCCCAACGCCTCTTTTATCGGCTTCACCGGAACACCGATTGAGAAAACCGACGCCAACACCCGCGCCGTCTTCGGGGACTACATCAGCATCTACGATATCCAGCGCGCCGTGACCGACGGAGCCACCGTGCCCATCTACTACGAGAGCCGGCTGGCGAATCTCGAACTCTCCGATGCCGAAAAACCGCATATCGACCAGGAATTCGAAGAGGCCACCGAGGGTGAGGAAGTCGAGCGCAAGGAGAAGCTCAAGAGCAAGTGGGCCCAGCTTGAAGCCATCGTCGGGGCCGAAAAACGCCTGAAACTGATCGCCCGCGACCTGGTGGAGCACTACGAGCAACGCTGCGAGGCCCTGGAGGGAAAGGCCATGGTGGTGGTCATGAGCCGCCGCATTGCCGTGGAGCTTTACAATGAACTGGTTGCCCTGCGGCCAGAGTGGCATGGAGAGACTGACGAGACAGGCTCTCTCAAGGTGGTGATGACCGGCTCGGCCTCCGATCCGCTCGAATGGCAGCCGCATATTCGCAACAAGGCGCGACGGGAAGTGCTGGCGAACCGCTTCCGCGACCCGAAAGACCCGTTCCGCATCGTCATTGTGCGCGACATGTGGCTCACCGGGTTCGACTGTCCAAGTCTGCATACCATGTACATCGACAAACCGATGCGGGGGCATGGCCTGATGCAGGCGATCGCGCGGGTGAACCGGGTATTCCGGGACAAGCCCGGCGGCCTGGTGGTGGACTACCTGGGGCTGGCCGACGAACTGAAACAGGCACTTGCCACCTACACCGAGGCCGGCGGCACGGGCAAGACCGCCCTCGACCAGGCCGAGGCGGTTGCGGTCATGCAGGAAAAGGTCGAGATCTGCCGGGGACTCCTCCACGGCTTCGACTGGAGCCCGTGGACCAACGGAACTCCACAGGATCGCCTCTCGCTGTTGCCGGCGGCCCAGGAGCACATTCTCGCGCAGAAGGACGGCAAGACGAGGTTTTTGCGGGCAGTTCGGGAACTGTCACAGGCTTTCGCCCTGGCGGTGCCACATTCCGACGCCCTTGCAATCCGTGACGAGGTCGGCTTCTATCAGGCTTTGCAAGCGGTACTCGCCAAGTCCACACCGGGCAAGGCGCGTTCAGACGAGAAAACCGAGCACGCGATCCGACAGATCCTTTCCAGGGCCATTGTCCCGGACGAGGTGGTGGACATTTTCGCCGCGGCGGGGCTCAAAAAACCGGACATTTCGATCCTCTCCGATGAATTTCTCGCCGAAGTTCGCGGCATGCCGCAACGCAACCTGGCCGTCGAACTGCTGCAGAAACTGCTGAAAGGCGAAATCCGTACCCGGCGGCGGCGCAACGTCGTGCAGGCGCGCTCTTTCGCGGAACTTCTGGAACAGGCCATCCGCAAATACCATAACCGCGCCATCGAAACCGCCCAGGTCATCGAAGAACTGATCCAATTGGCGAAAGAAATGCGGGAAGCCGGCAGGCGCGGCGAGGAGCTGGGTTTGTCGGATGACGAGGTGGCGTTCTACGACGCGCTGGAAACCAACGACAGCGCGGTACAGGTGCTGGGCGACGAAACACTGAAGACGATCGCGCGCGAGCTTGTCGCCACCGTCCGCCGCAACGTCACCATCGACTGGACCATCCGCGAAAATGTCCGGGCCCAGCTACGGGTCTACGTGAAACGCATCCTGCGCAAATACGGCTACCCGCCCGACAAGCAGGAAAAGGCAACACAGACGGTGCTGGAACAGGCGGAAGTGCTTTCGGCAGCCTGGGCCACTAGCTAA